CACATTCGATAATATGCATTATAAACACCACTTATTTTTTGATTAATTTTTCTTATGATTCATGAAGGGGAATGATTCTTGTTAAAACTAAATTTAACCGTCGACTACTATTCAAAAAAATGTAACCTATTTCTGCATAAAGAAGAAAATTCTTAGTATAGAAATAATGATATTTATAAAATATGTAAGACTCACTACTCTATTTAACATTTTATTTAATTATTTTTTAAAACGTATTTTCACTCTGAATGAGAATAAACAAGGTGGTATTTTTTTTAATGAAATGATCAACCTACATAGCTATACTTATTTATGCTATGACAATTATGACAAACTACTCTAAAGATGAAAAAATACTTTTTATTAATTTTAGCTGATGTTAAATATTATCGTTATCTCAAAGAAACAGAAAACTCCAACCAATATCCTATAGCAACCTATACAGAATAAATGTGAAATTTGATTTCATATTAGACACACCTTAGTGCCAGTATGTTATTATTACATTATGTTACTATCTATTTTTATTTTAACAATTTACTTGTTAACAATGGCCAGTGTAAGCAAAACCCTCTAGGTAACAACATTAATACCTAACCATTAACACCTTTCATTTCAAATTTTCATTTCAAAACCTAAGATATCGTAATGCCTTAATTTGCTGTATTTTTAAGCTAAAAAGTTAACTCCAAAAGTGTTACTAATGTCACAAAAATTTTTTTAGTTTCTGAAAGTTTTCCAATTAATTTGATATAGATTAGCTTACTATTTATTCACTCTAATGTTATCAAGTCGCTTTCGTCGTATTTAATTCACAATCCCTTCTAACTTGACTCACCAATAGCCGTAATCTTTTATGCTCCCAAACCAAAATAGCCCTCTTTTCCTTCTTTCTATTAAATCTAAGCTTAATATAAAATCAATCGATTGATTTTATTCAGGAGTAAGATTGCGTTTAGAACATTCCCTTGAAGCATATCCACTTACTAGCAAAAACAAAAAAATGATTTGATTATAATGATTTAACTGTATTACATAGCAAAAACAGCACTCAAAACATAAAAAATAACCATTTTAATATTGAAATTAATCATTTTATGACTAATAAATTAGAATATTACATCGATATGTAAAATAACTAAAATCAACACACTTTATGAGGTTGTCTATGCAAACAATAATTAAAAAAACACTGTTTCTAACTGGCTTAGCACTTATGTCATCAACAACCAATGCCGCCAGCTTAGCAACAGCCACGTTTCAAGTCTTAATGACTATAACTAGCTCGTGCCACGTAAGTGTTGGCTCCGATATGAATTTAGGCTCAGTTAGCTCCAGTACCACAAATGTGTCATCTAGCAATACTCTGAATGTTAATTGTTCAAAAAGTACTCCCTTTAATATTGGGCTGTCACCATCAGCAGCAAACAGTGGAACTGATGCAGGAGCAGGTAATTTAGCCTCTGTAAGTAATTCCTCAACGAATACCGATAAAATCCCCTATCAACTGAAGCAGACTTCAGCAACAGGTACCAACTGGGGGAATACCGCCACGTCATCAGATCCAGGTAATGGTATATCAGGTACAGGAACAGGAGCAGACCAATCTTTTACTGTATATGCCGTTGTCGCTAATGCTAATTTTACACCTGATACCTATTCAGATGTCGTCACTGTTAACGTTAACTATTAAATACAAACAGTTTGCATATATCAGGGTATCATTTTGATTAGGCGATATTCTTTATTATTATCATCTGTAAACCTGCTTGCCAGCTTATTATTTCCCCAGCTGGTCAGTGCAAGCGGTTTACAAGTTACGCCTGTAACATTAACGTTTAGTCCACAGCAAAATTCAGCAGGAATATGGCTAAGTAATAATGGACAAGAGACTATTCAGGCTCAAGTAAGAACATTTCTTTGGAGTCAGAATAATTTTAAGGACGAATTAGCACCAACAAAAGACATTATTATCAGTCCCCCCATGATAAAGCTGGCACCAAATGAGCAACAATTAGTCAGAGTCATTCGCAATAACCTAGCTTCTGGAAAGACGGAAAGATCGTACCGGCTATCAATCAATGAAATCCCAATCTCTTCCGTAAAAAATAACAAATTGCAGTTTGTTCTCCATTATTCATTACCTATTTTTGTACAACCTATAAATATGCCTCCTGCTACCGTTTTATTAGAATGGCAGCTATCTTCTAGCACCAACAACCTGATTTCACTTCAAAATAAGGGCAATACACATGCCCAAATTTCAGCTGTTAACATCCTTGATTGTAAAGGGAAGCGAACAAATATTAACCAAGGCCTATTAGGGTATGCACTAGCTAATTCCTCAATGCAGTGGAAAATAGGTTCGATAGAAATTTGTTCCGGAAAAAACAATAAATTAGAAGCTACAATTAATGGTGAACAAAAAATTTACGCCCTCTAACTCACCCTCTCACTATTTAGTAGACTTTGCCCTGCTATCTATTATTTTTTACACTTTATCCGCTCTGGCTGAACCTCGCTTATATCCAACATCGTCTGAAAATATGATCACTGACACCACACTCTTACCGGGTATAGAGCTGTATCTTGACGTGACAATCAATCAATCCCATTTTGGTATTGCTCGTTTTGGTTATAAAGATGAAAAAGTTTGGGTAAGCGCAGCAACTTTGAAACAATTACACTTTAAAGTTCCCTCTAACAATGAAAATCTCATTTGTTTAAATGATATTACCGAAATAAATTATCATTATAATTCGAACCAGCAAACGCTCTCTATTGATGCGCCACTCTCTTTGCTGGATCTTCAAGATACTACCATTAACTTAATCCCATCAGACAAAGTACAAACTAATTCATCTACTGGTGCACTCCTCAATTACGATTTATACGCAACAAAAAATATTACGACTTCACTCCGTAGCTTTTCAGAATTTCGCCTGTTTAACCAATATGGGCTTTTGAGTTCAACTCAGCAAACACAGCATAACTTAGACCATGATACGTTTAGTCAATCCCCTATACGGCTAGATACTCTTTGGCGCTCTGCTTTTTCTGATCACAATCTTGTTGTTAATGTAGGAGATACACAAACTCGATCACTCAGTTGGTCAAGATCGACTCGAATCGCAGGCATCCAGATCGGTACGGACTACTCTTTACAACCTTATATTCCGACTGCTCCCTTGGCTGCCTTTTATGGTTCAGCAACACTCCCTTCAAATGTAGAGCTCTATATTGATGGCATTAAACGTTATAGCGGTGAAGTTCCGATAGGCAACTTTACATTAAATAGTTTGCCAAATGTAAATGGTCAAGGAGACGCTCAAATTATTTTAACTGACTCTTTAGGGAGAGAATCCGTTCAAAATATTTCCTTTTATAATGACCAATCTTTACTCCGTGAGTACTTGTTTGATTGGTCAGCAGAGTTAGGTGTAGTACGAGAAAATTATGCGATAAAATCTTTTGATTACGCCAATAAACCTATTGCCAGCACAACATTACGATATGGCGTCAATAATCATCTCACCGCGAGTGCTCATGCTGAATTCATGGAAGATTTAGTGAATCTCGGTGTAGAAAGTCATTGGATCCCGCAAATAGGAGGGGGAACGGTATCATCAGCCATTGCTTTTAGCTCAAATACAGACCATTTAGGGTGGCTTTACTATGTAGGTTACCGCTGGGCAAATAATCGCTTCAACTTTGCCACTTCAATAATATCCACCTCAGCTCAATATCAAGATGTTGCAGCAAGCTATTCGTCTATGCCATTTGCCTTTAACGGTAACCTAATTGTTGGGTATAATTCTGAATATCTAGGCAGCCTTAATTTATCTTACTTTGCACTTCAATCCCATCATGACGATCCCATTCGTTATGTCGGCCTTAATTGGTATAGACCTATAAATGATAATTTATATCTGAGTGCGAGTGTCAATAAGCAACTTGATGATGATAAAGAAAGTATTCTTTATTTAACCGCTACAATGCTGCTAAATAATAATCAAAGTGTCAGCATTTCAAGCCAGCAAAGCTCCGATAGTAAAAGTTATCAAATCAATACTAATCGGACGGCTCCCTCTGAAGGCGGTCTAGGATGGAATATCACGGCAAGTAAGCAGGATAATGCAAATAACAACCAAGTTGATCTCAATTATATAACGAATAAATTCAACGTCAGTGCCGGTTTTAATAATATAAACTCTAACCATTCACGTTATCTAGGAGCAAGTGGAACACTAGCGATAATGAATGACCATATTTTTGCGTCGAAGCCTATTACGAATAGTTTCGCTGTTATTTCCGCTAATGGTTTAAGCAATATCCCTATCCGATTAGAGAATAGTACTGTTGGGGTGACCAATGATGATGGCTTGCTATTAATTCCTTCTCTTAATAGTTACCAAAAGAATATCGTAGCTCTCGATTCCACTAATTTACCTGCCAATATTCAAGTTAAACAAACAAGTATTGAGGTTGTACCTGAATATCGCGCCGGAACCTTAGTTAAATTTGACGTCATCAAAACTCACCCCGCTCTGGTGACTATTACTGATCCAAATGGCGAAATCTTACCCCAAGGCAGTCAAATTCAATTAAATGGCCAAACAAATAATCCAATTACAGTAGGCTTCGATGGAATGGCCTATTTCGAAATGCTCAATGACACTAATCAACTGTTAATTACCTACCCTAAAGGACAGTGCTATCTGAAATTAATCTATCCAAAAACTAAAGATTTGATCCCACAAATCGGCCCGTTGCGCTGTAGTCATTAATCGAATCGATTGTATATAAAAATTTTTATCCAAAACCACGTTTAATGAAAGAGTCAATACTATGTCAACTTATCGTACAGGTTACCGTCAAATTGTTTACACTTTAGTTAGCGTTATATTGCTCGGCTCGCCCTATGATAGTACGGCTTTCACTTGCTCTATTAGCAATGTTAGCACCTTAAATTTTGGTACAATCATGCCGCTCACCAATAATACCGCAATAACATCTCTTACATTTAATTATAGTTGTACCAAAGGAATAACAGATGTATTAGCTGGAGCAACACTTTGTTTAAATATAGGCGCTTCCAGTATTTCAGGCCAAGTCATATCTAGACAAATGTCAGCCTTAGGGTTAGGCAGCCCTTTAAGCTATCAAATATATCAAAATCCCAGTAATAGCCTCGTTTGGGGAAGCCAACATGTCTCAGGTAGCACCCCCGTTATGATTAGTATCAGCTTATCTCAAGTGCTAACGCCCATAACAGGTTCAGTCACTTTGTATGGCCAATTATCAGTCAATCAATCTAGTATCATACCAGGAAGCTATTTAGATACTTATACAACATTAACTGCCAGCAGCACCATCAATCTAGGCGTTTTTAGTACACCAACTACCTGTGGAGCGGTTGTTGGGCCTACTTTTCCTTTTACTGTAATGGCCACCGTAGATAAACAGTGTACTGTCTCCAGCAATGGCGATATTAATTTAGGTAGCCTAAAAAGTTCGGCTACCAATATAAATGGCAATAGTGCTATTTCGGTGACATGCACGAATACGACACCTTTTACTATCGGATTATCCCCTTCAAACAATAATTTACAAGGTGCCGGTGTGTTAAAAAGCACAACATCAACAGACCAAATTCCTTATCAACTCAGTTCTAATCCAAGTGGTTCTGTGTGGGGAAATGACTTACTCAATGTGATTACAGATACTGGTACTGGGATCGCAAAGTCTTATACTGTATATGTCACTGTACCTTCAGCCAATTTCACACCGGGTAGCTATAAAGATACCGTCACGATTAATGTAACCTATTAGTATTGATAACAGCTCAGGTTTAAGTAAGATCATCCAGATGGTACTTTTAAACTCTCTATTGGAAAAATTATGTTTAACTATTTGGCTACTGTCGAGTTCGATGAAGAAACTGATTGCTATGAGATTTCATTTGTAGATTTCCCTGATATCGAAGGTACGGCTTATTGTGAAGAAGATATTGAGCTTGAAGCGACAGAAACCTTAATGACAGGGCTTACTGATTTTATTTCATCCAAAAAGTCGATCCCATTACCTTCTCGATCAGCTGAGCATGAAACATTATCCGTTCATTTACCTATACTCTGTTGTTTGAAAATTGCATTACATAATGCCATTATCCAAACTAATACGCGTAAAGCCGATCTAGCACGCAAATTGAATTTAAATTCACAACAAATTGATAGATTACTTGATATCGAACATGCCTCTAAAGTTGATGCTCTAGAGCAAGCCCTTTATTTATTAGGTTATGACATTAACCTCACAATTAACCAACGTTGCAATTAACCTCAGTAAGATCGCCTCTTACGTTAACTGATAGTCACACTTTTTGTGAACTAATTTTTAATAGGAGGCCCCTATTTATCCATCCTGCTATATTTATACTCTTCATTTAAAAATAAGAGATAGCAGGTAGATTTAACTATACACAGTAAAATCGCTTTAATGATAAGGGGCAAATGAATTCATAAAATTAAAATAATAGCTCAAATGGCGTACATTAATCTAATGTTTATAAATAAAGATTGATTATTGACGTCTATAAGAGTTCCCATGCTTTTTCAAAAGTTGCTGTATCATAAGGCTGTAGGCCATTTTCATGCTGAATAATCGCTTTGGCTAAATTAATAGCAATAGCCTTATTATTAAGATCAATTCTTTCTGTCGGCGATACCCCTAATGTATCAGCAACACTTTGAATATAGGCTATGGTATTATTTTCATTGCTTGGCGCCCATCGACCAATAATTTGCGATACTGTTGTTAATCCATATTGACCTCGGTATGTTTGAAGTAGCAATATTAATGCGCGGATCCCATATTCCACCGTTTCAAATCGACAAAACCGAGGCTCAATACTAGGATCGTAGATTAATTGCCCCTTCCAATGATTATTTTTATTATAATCAATATTACCGGGGTTATTATTACGGATCCCTCGCGGTTGTTTACTTTTCATCGTCTATTTTCCTTCTTAGTTTTTTTTCAATCAGCTTGACGAATTCAGCACCTGACCATCCCGCAATACCCGCAACGCCTCCAGCATATTCCGTAGACCATTGATAATATATTGCTGCAAGGTATACAAATGCTCCTGCAAAAATGGAAACAAGGATCTGAGAAATAAGCATCCAAAAACTAAATTTTTCACCATTAATCATTTTATAAGCATAGCTTGCTATCGAACCAAGCAAGATCATAACTAATATTAATATCTCTCTTGCCCAGTAATAGTTGAAAGGATCTTTGAAAGCCATTTTCCGTTCCCTCCCCTAATCTTGAATTTATAGTACTTATAGGTGGTTGATCGTAAAATGTAGGTTCTATTAAAGTGAATATATTGAGTAGGTAACCACTCAATTCCCCTCTAATGTGTTAAGTTTAAATCTTTACTAAGGTGCTGTAATGAAATTGTAAAGCAGCAAAAATGAAAAAAATGCCACATAGCATTTTGTAAAAATCACATTCAAACGACAGACCATCTCTATATTATAGCGACGCTCATATTTGTACTATCTTTTCAGTATGTTGTAACAATAGTTCTCTTGGCGGATGACTCAAATATGATTAGAATGCGCGCCCTAATTGGTGGTGACTCTCCTTTTAGATCATGCATTATTTGTATTTCAACTCTTCCTTTTACCCCAGTTAATCACTGGGGCTTTTTTATTCTAAAAAATAAATTGGATAAATAGCGTATACATAGTGAAATGCTATTTATCTCACCACATTTTTTCATAACATGCATTTCTTTTAAAACAAAGCAATTAACTTGCATAAGAGCGACTAAAACGATCACTAAAATGCAAAATAGACTAAAGATAAAAGTAAGTCATAAGAAATAGAAATCATTATTAAAAATTTAAGCTTTATGTAGTAGAAGCCTTACACTTATTAAGTAACCTTTTACAATAAATAAGTCGTTTAGTTTATATTCACTATTACTAGTCAACCACACTAAATAGTTCACTTAGCCTCAAATCCATAACACTTCTCATTTTGACATCACATTCATTTCGCATTTATTGCGTTAAAAACCTCAAGACAAATAGCATTATAACCAATTGTTTTATAAGCATATAGAATCACAAAAAGAATTATATATTGAGATTAATGCATTTATGCCTAATAAATATTAAAAATATTTATCTAATAACCCCCATCAATAAGCACCTAAAGAGTTAAAATCAATTATCTTATAAAACAACAGGTTAAAAAATAATTTTTCTAGGATTTTTCTGGAACGTTTTTTACCTCTATGTACATAGATTTTTTCTAATATTTTCGATAGTTAAGCATTTTTAACGCAAATGATGAATAAAATTTACAGGATTTCATCCTGTTCAAAAGTCAATTTAAAACAAATTAAAGTGATAAATATCGATATTTCAATGTTTTTACGCTGAGTCACTTATCCTACCGAGATAGGATTATTCCTAGTTATTTACAACCCATTACCTCACCTATATTATCCGCACTAACCGAAATTAGCATACGCATTGGCTGATTTTTTGGATATTAATCAATGATTATATCGCTATTAATAACACTGACATTTGTCACTTAACTAAAGGAATGAGTATGCCAACTCCATGTTATATCTCTATTGAAGGCAAAACCCAAGGCAACATCACTGCTGGTGCATTTACCCCTGAATCTGTGGGTAACATCTATGTACAAGGTCATGAAGACCAAATGTTAGTTCAAGAGTTTTCTCACGTTGTGACAGTACCTACTGATCCACAATCAGGTCAGCCTTCAGGTCAACGTGCACATAAGCCATTCCGCTTTACAGTTGCTCTCAATAAAGCTGTTCCACTGTTATACAACGCATTGGCTTCTGGTGAAATGCTGCCAAAAGTAGAACTGAAATGGTACCGCACTTCAGTGGAAGGTAAACAAGAGCACTTCTTTACCACCACACTGACTGATGCCACTATCGTTAACATCGATTGCCAAATGCCACACTGCCAAGATCCAGCTAAAGCGGATTTCACGCAGCTGATCGAAGTTTCACTGGCTTATCGTAAAATTGATTGGGAACACACCAGTGCAGGCACATCAGGTGCTGACGACTGGCGCGCACCACTCGAAGCGTAATCTTGCCTTAACGAGCCTTTCGAGGCTCGTTTTTGTTAGATCCCCTTGAATTCTAAATTCCCCGTTCACTCGGAACTACACCATGTTCGCAAAAGATCCTAAAAACCCTGCATTTGACCCTATGGCTGGTTTTCAAGATGAAGCTTTTAACCAAGCCAAAAATCTAGCGATGTCTAACATGTCATCCTCCCCACGCCAAGCGATTGCAGCAGCACAAACCGCTATGTCAATCGCTTCTAGTTTAGAATCTTACAGTGAAATGGCCGATGTGGCCCAATCTGCTCTGCTCAGTGCATTAGGGCTAAACCCTGAGCCAAGTGGATTGGTATTCACCTGTGAAATTGGTGGAATACTGCCAGGCACCTTACAGGTAACAGACTTTTCTTTAACTGAAGGATTATCTTCCCTTTTTAGTTTAAGTATCAACGCGGTTAGCTTACTGCCAACACTCGATTTTCAGGCAAGTTTAGGCCAAGCCTCATCATTAACGGTTAAACGTGACGGTAAAATTGTCCGCACAGTAAAAGGTATTCTTGCAGGTGCTGTTCAGGGAAATACTGATGGCGTAAAAACGTGGTACCACTTTGATATACGTCCTGAAATGTGGATCATGACCCTCAATCAAGATAGTCGCATTTTTCAAGACCAAAACGTCCCTACCATTTTAAAAACTTTGTTAGATGAAGCGCATGTTAAATCTGACTGCATATTTTATCGTGAAGCACTGCATCCGGTTCGAGCCTATACAACTCAGAAACGTGAATCTGCGTATGATTTTTGGTGCCGTTTAGCCTTTGAAGAAGGAATTAATTTTTGGTTTGAAGAAGACCAAATGTTCTATAGTGATGAACATATGGGTATGACCGCAGGAATTCATTTAACCTATAACCCACAAGCAGACACAGATATTACCGATAGCACAGTGTCTACGTGGCAATATGGCGAATATTTGTGTGTTGATGAAACCATTCAAAAAGATAATAACTATGTTCGCCCTTCTTACCCTCTTAGTCATCAAGCCAAATTAGAGCATGGTGGCCAACACAGTGTATTTGAAAGTTATGGTCGCTTTCAATTCGATGACGAAGGTGAGCCACTGACCAAGATACGTTTTGAACAACTACGCAGTGGGAGCCGGCAAGGTAGTGCCACCACAAACTGTTTTGCCTTACGACCGGGTAAAATTTTCTCTTTAAAAAACCACCCCCATGAGCCCATGAACGATCGCTGGCAAGTGATTACAGTAACGCATCATGGAGTGCAACCACTCGCCGACAATGGCGGTGGCGAAGGCACGCAATTCAGTAATAGCGTTTCCTTTATTCCTGATCGTACCGAATGGCGTCCACCACATCGCTACAAACCGACAGCGGATGGTGACGAATTAGCGACAGTTGTCGGCCCTCCGGGCGAAGAAATCTATGTGAATGAATATGGCGCAGTAAAAGTGCATTTTCATTGGGATCGTTATGGTAAACCTGATCATGGCGCTTCTTGCTGGGTACGCGTTGCCATGGGTTGGAGTGGTAATGGTTATGGTTTTTCAGCGGTGCCACGCATAAATTCGATTGTGCAGGTGTCTTATCTCAATGGGGATATTGATAGGCCAATCATCACTGGATGTACTTACGATGGGCGCAATGCGACCCCCATAAAGTTTCCAGCAAATAAAACCCGCACCACGTTTCGCACCAAAACCCATAAAGGTGAAGGATTTAACGAACTGCGTTTTGAGGATGAAAACGGCAAGCAAGAAGTGTTTATTCATGCCCAAAAGGATATGAATACCAAGGTATTACATGATCGCACCACCCATGTTCTACATGACCATACTGAATTGGTTGATAATAACCAAGCGATGCATGTTAAAGGTAATCGGACTGAAAATATTGATCAAAATAATACCGAAACGGTTGGGCAAAAGAAAACGATCAATGTTGGTGATCAGCTATCAATTAATGTGGGAAGTGTCATTGAACTGCGCTGCGGGGCCAGCGTATTGCGCATGGACAGTGCGGGCCGTGTGACCATCAATGGTGTGAAGTTTAATTTTGAAGCATCAGAGCATGTGCAAATCACAGGTAAAGATGTGGATATTAACTAGGGGGCAGAAATGGAATTTCGCAATCTAACACCATTTTCAGTATTGAATTATAAAATGCTCAATGTCGATGACATTGAGCACCATGTTATTGCGATGAAAGTGGGTTATAAATTGATACCAACCGGCAATAATAATGAATATACACCACATGTATTAACTGACTTAAAGCTTGAATTTCAAGATCAGTTTGTCAATCAGCCCAATAGCTCATCCGTGCGTCTTGAAAGTGACTTAGCTCCATTTAAACCGCGTTGTGATGTCATTATTAACGGTATGGCTTATGCATCTGACGATATACCGACTGACTCGATAGTAGCATCCATTCTGATGACCAATCGAGATAATCGCGTATTAATTGAGAAGTCCTTACGTTGTTTTGGGGAACGTCAATTTGTCTTCAATGAAGATTCAAACACATGGCAACTCACCCCCCCTAAACCGATCCGACAGTTGCCGATTGATTATCGTTATGCATTTGGTGGTGAATGCAAAATTTATCAAGATGAGAAACTTGCAGAGCCTATACCTGATGAGGCTTTATTTCCTGAAGCCTTACGTAGTGAGCATCCTGAAAAAGATTTAGCACCTATCGCACACAATACCTATGAATATAATCCGTTAGGGCTAGGTTTCATCACACCTTGGTATCAACAATCCAAAAACATTACCTCGCTACCGGCACCACAAATTGAATCTTTAACCCATCCGATTACGGCTGAATGTATGACATCACAGCTCAACAATAAACGGCCCTCTGAACCTGCCGTAGGCTTCGGCGCGGTTGGTCGTGCATGGTTACCTCGACGTTTATTAGCTGGGACGTATGATGATATGTGGCTAGATCAGCGCCATCCTTATCTTCCTCATGATTTTGATTTTAGTTATTGGAATTGCGCTCCTACAGACCAACAAATTGATTATCCAGCAACGGATTTTTCGCTCACCCTCAAAAACTTAACACCAACGGGTGAACTTAAAACAACATTACCGGGACATCGCCCTTTTGTTTTATTACGTATGCAAAATGGTCTTTTTATCCCCCTACACCTTAATTTAGATACTCTGTTGATTGATACCGAAAAACTACAGTTATCGTTAACCTACCGCTTAATGTTTGAGGCTGATTTACCGATACGGGTGTGTGAAGCACGCTTTGAAATGGATCCTAATGCACCGCTCGTCCGTTTTGCCGAACCTCAGGAGGAATTGAACCATGGCTGATAATTATTTAGCTCGCCAGCAAGGCGAATGGTTGGTCATAAGCTTAACGCCTGATGTTTGTAAAACGCCAATGGGATCATCAACCCCCCCTATCCCTTATCCGGTTATCGCGAAATTAGAAACTGCGGCCGCCGTGGTGCCATCGGTTAAAGCCAAT
This portion of the Providencia manganoxydans genome encodes:
- a CDS encoding spore coat U domain-containing protein; the protein is MQTIIKKTLFLTGLALMSSTTNAASLATATFQVLMTITSSCHVSVGSDMNLGSVSSSTTNVSSSNTLNVNCSKSTPFNIGLSPSAANSGTDAGAGNLASVSNSSTNTDKIPYQLKQTSATGTNWGNTATSSDPGNGISGTGTGADQSFTVYAVVANANFTPDTYSDVVTVNVNY
- a CDS encoding molecular chaperone, with product MIRRYSLLLSSVNLLASLLFPQLVSASGLQVTPVTLTFSPQQNSAGIWLSNNGQETIQAQVRTFLWSQNNFKDELAPTKDIIISPPMIKLAPNEQQLVRVIRNNLASGKTERSYRLSINEIPISSVKNNKLQFVLHYSLPIFVQPINMPPATVLLEWQLSSSTNNLISLQNKGNTHAQISAVNILDCKGKRTNINQGLLGYALANSSMQWKIGSIEICSGKNNKLEATINGEQKIYAL
- a CDS encoding fimbria/pilus outer membrane usher protein, giving the protein MVNKKFTPSNSPSHYLVDFALLSIIFYTLSALAEPRLYPTSSENMITDTTLLPGIELYLDVTINQSHFGIARFGYKDEKVWVSAATLKQLHFKVPSNNENLICLNDITEINYHYNSNQQTLSIDAPLSLLDLQDTTINLIPSDKVQTNSSTGALLNYDLYATKNITTSLRSFSEFRLFNQYGLLSSTQQTQHNLDHDTFSQSPIRLDTLWRSAFSDHNLVVNVGDTQTRSLSWSRSTRIAGIQIGTDYSLQPYIPTAPLAAFYGSATLPSNVELYIDGIKRYSGEVPIGNFTLNSLPNVNGQGDAQIILTDSLGRESVQNISFYNDQSLLREYLFDWSAELGVVRENYAIKSFDYANKPIASTTLRYGVNNHLTASAHAEFMEDLVNLGVESHWIPQIGGGTVSSAIAFSSNTDHLGWLYYVGYRWANNRFNFATSIISTSAQYQDVAASYSSMPFAFNGNLIVGYNSEYLGSLNLSYFALQSHHDDPIRYVGLNWYRPINDNLYLSASVNKQLDDDKESILYLTATMLLNNNQSVSISSQQSSDSKSYQINTNRTAPSEGGLGWNITASKQDNANNNQVDLNYITNKFNVSAGFNNINSNHSRYLGASGTLAIMNDHIFASKPITNSFAVISANGLSNIPIRLENSTVGVTNDDGLLLIPSLNSYQKNIVALDSTNLPANIQVKQTSIEVVPEYRAGTLVKFDVIKTHPALVTITDPNGEILPQGSQIQLNGQTNNPITVGFDGMAYFEMLNDTNQLLITYPKGQCYLKLIYPKTKDLIPQIGPLRCSH
- a CDS encoding spore coat U domain-containing protein, giving the protein MSTYRTGYRQIVYTLVSVILLGSPYDSTAFTCSISNVSTLNFGTIMPLTNNTAITSLTFNYSCTKGITDVLAGATLCLNIGASSISGQVISRQMSALGLGSPLSYQIYQNPSNSLVWGSQHVSGSTPVMISISLSQVLTPITGSVTLYGQLSVNQSSIIPGSYLDTYTTLTASSTINLGVFSTPTTCGAVVGPTFPFTVMATVDKQCTVSSNGDINLGSLKSSATNINGNSAISVTCTNTTPFTIGLSPSNNNLQGAGVLKSTTSTDQIPYQLSSNPSGSVWGNDLLNVITDTGTGIAKSYTVYVTVPSANFTPGSYKDTVTINVTY
- a CDS encoding structural protein, coding for MKSKQPRGIRNNNPGNIDYNKNNHWKGQLIYDPSIEPRFCRFETVEYGIRALILLLQTYRGQYGLTTVSQIIGRWAPSNENNTIAYIQSVADTLGVSPTERIDLNNKAIAINLAKAIIQHENGLQPYDTATFEKAWELL
- a CDS encoding phage holin family protein, yielding MAFKDPFNYYWAREILILVMILLGSIASYAYKMINGEKFSFWMLISQILVSIFAGAFVYLAAIYYQWSTEYAGGVAGIAGWSGAEFVKLIEKKLRRKIDDEK
- a CDS encoding Hcp family type VI secretion system effector translates to MPTPCYISIEGKTQGNITAGAFTPESVGNIYVQGHEDQMLVQEFSHVVTVPTDPQSGQPSGQRAHKPFRFTVALNKAVPLLYNALASGEMLPKVELKWYRTSVEGKQEHFFTTTLTDATIVNIDCQMPHCQDPAKADFTQLIEVSLAYRKIDWEHTSAGTSGADDWRAPLEA
- a CDS encoding type VI secretion system Vgr family protein; the protein is MFAKDPKNPAFDPMAGFQDEAFNQAKNLAMSNMSSSPRQAIAAAQTAMSIASSLESYSEMADVAQSALLSALGLNPEPSGLVFTCEIGGILPGTLQVTDFSLTEGLSSLFSLSINAVSLLPTLDFQASLGQASSLTVKRDGKIVRTVKGILAGAVQGNTDGVKTWYHFDIRPEMWIMTLNQDSRIFQDQNVPTILKTLLDEAHVKSDCIFYREALHPVRAYTTQKRESAYDFWCRLAFEEGINFWFEEDQMFYSDEHMGMTAGIHLTYNPQADTDITDSTVSTWQYGEYLCVDETIQKDNNYVRPSYPLSHQAKLEHGGQHSVFESYGRFQFDDEGEPLTKIRFEQLRSGSRQGSATTNCFALRPGKIFSLKNHPHEPMNDRWQVITVTHHGVQPLADNGGGEGTQFSNSVSFIPDRTEWRPPHRYKPTADGDELATVVGPPGEEIYVNEYGAVKVHFHWDRYGKPDHGASCWVRVAMGWSGNGYGFSAVPRINSIVQVSYLNGDIDRPIITGCTYDGRNATPIKFPANKTRTTFRTKTHKGEGFNELRFEDENGKQEVFIHAQKDMNTKVLHDRTTHVLHDHTELVDNNQAMHVKGNRTENIDQNNTETVGQKKTINVGDQLSINVGSVIELRCGASVLRMDSAGRVTINGVKFNFEASEHVQITGKDVDIN